The Bacillota bacterium genome segment CGATGACCCACAGCTGGAGAAGGTCCCGGCCGTCACAGCGCCTGCCTGGGGCATCACGGGGGTGGGGCGGCAGGGGCCGCAGGCCCCCCGCCCCAAATGACAAGCGCGGCACAACCTGGCTTCGAGCCGTCAACTTCCACGTGGCAGACAGCAACCGCCAGGCAGTGGGCCAGGGGCATACGAACTTCAGGGCCATCCTGCAGGCGCTCAAGGACATCGAGTATCGAGGCGCCCTGGTTCTCGAACCGCTTCCTCCGGTTCCCGACCCGTACGTCGCTGCCCGGTTGAAAATGCAGGCGGGCTTTCATGACCGGTACGCCGAGCTCTCCATCCGCCGCTTGAAAGACCTCGAGCAGGTACTCGCGTGAGGACGTGAACGCCAGCGTGGGCGGGGCCACGGTTTGCGCGCTACCTCGGCCAGTCGCGCTCGTGACGGGCGGCTCGCGCGGCATCGGGGCGGCCACCTGCCGGGCGCTGGCCTCCAGAGGGCTGGCCGTCGCGGTGGGGTTTCTCGAGTCGGAGCGGGAGGCCCGGCAACTGGTCGATGACATCCGCTGCGCGGGAGGCATGGCTGAAGCGTTTCGGGCTGACGTGGCAGACCCGGCTCAGGTGAGCGTCCTGGTGGCGGCGGTCAGTCAGCGCTGGGGAAGGCTCGACGTTCTCGTCAACAACGCGGGCCACTTCGACCCGGCTGCCTTCGAAGCGCTCGACGAACGGCGCTGGAACCGAATGCTGGGCGTTCACCTGACCGGGGCGTTCTTGTGCACGCGGGCGGCGCTGCCGTGGCTGCTGAAGAGCCCGCAGGCGGCCATTGTCAACGTCTCGTCCACGTCGGCCATAACCGGTGGCACGAGCGGCGTTCACTATGCGGCGGCCAAGGCCGGGATCGTGGGATTCACCCGGGCGCTCGCCCGGGAGCTTGGTCCCCGGGGCATCCGGGTCAACGCCGTGATACCGGGGAAGGTCGCTACGGCGATGCTCGAGGCCGGTGGAGCACCGGTTTGCGGCGGTGCAGGCGACGTGGCACGGGTTGTTCCCATGGGCCGGGCGGGCAGGCCGGAGGAGGTCGCAAGAGCCATCGCGTTTCTTGCATCCTCCGAAGCCTCCTTCATCACCGGAGCGATTGTGCAGGTCAGCGGCGGTTACGCGCTGGGCTGCTGGTAAGCAGGCGGGATCCCAACGGGCATGGAGGGGCGATGGAGAGGATGGGTGCTGAGCCGGTTCGCATTTGTCTGGTCGGCGCCGGCCGGGCCGGGCTCGTGCACGGGCGAAACTTCGTACAGTTCATTCCCGACGCCCGCCTCGTGGCGGTGGTGGACGCCGTCGAGGAGAGCCGGGCAGCAGCCGCACGGGAGCTGGGCGTGGAGTGCCACTTTGGCTCCCTGACAGAGGCCCTCAACGCGGTGGAGTTCGACGCCGTCTGCATTGCGACGCCCACATACACGCACCGCGACCTCGCCGTCGAGGCCGCTCGCGCACGCAAGCACATCTTCTGCGAAAAGCCGATGGCCATCAGCGTAGAGGATGCCCTCGACATCATAAAAGCGGTGCAGCGTTCGGGTGTCTTCTTCCAGATGGGTTTCATGCGGCGGTTCGACGAGGAGTTCCTGGAGGCGCGGGCCCACGTCGAATCCGGCCGCATCGGCGAGGTGATGTTCATCCGCTCAACCACCCGCGGGCCGGGGCTGCCGCCCCCTTGGGCCTGGGAGACCGCGAAGAGCAACGGCATGCTGGCCGAGGTGAACAGCCACGATTTCGACACCGTCCGGTGGTTGACCGGCAGCGAGTACCGGTTGGTGTTCGCCCGCGCAAAGGCAAGGAAGGCCCGGGAGGTCCTCCAAAAGCACCGCGACTTCTACGACGTGGCCGTGGTGTCGGTTGAGATGGAGAGCGAAGCGCTGGGCGTGGTCGACGGCGCCTGCCCCGTGGAGTACGGGTACGACGCCCGGGTCGAAGTGCTGGGAACCGAAGGGGTCGTCACCGTCGGGGCCATTCCTCAGGGTACGGTGGTGCGCTGCACGAAGGACGGGCAGGTGATCGCCCATGCTTTCCGGAGCTGGCGAGACCGCCACCGCAGCGGCTACCTCGAGGAGGATCGCCACTTCGTACGCTGCATCCGCACGGGCGAACCCCCTCGGGTGACGGCCCTGGATGGGCTCAGGGCGCTGGAGGCGGTGCTTGCGGCGCGCACCTCGCTGCTCAGCGGCCAGCCCGTCGAGGTCAGCCACAGCTCACTGCAGCCGGCCGAGCCCGCGCAGGGCGAGCCGCGGCCCGGCGGGGGATGAAAGGAAGATCCTGGCAATGGGCGACACCATGCGTGCGGCCGTCTTCGAAAAGCCCGGGCAGATCGAGTTACAGACGGTGGAGCGACCGTTGCCCGGCGAGGGAGAACTGGTCCTGCGCGTGCACGCCGCCTCCATCTGCGCCACGGATCTCAAAATCGTGGCAAACGGCCACTTCAAGATTCCTCCCGGCACGCGTCGCGTCCTGGGGCACGAGCTGGCGGGGGTCGTGGTGGCCTCCACCTCCGCGGACCCCCCGGTCGCCATTGGACAGCGCATGAGCGTGGCCCCGAACATCGGCTGCGGACAGTGTGAAGTGTGCGTCCAGGGCCTGGATCACCTCTGCCCGCACTACGAGGCCCTCGGGATCACGCGGGACGGCGGGCTGGCCGAGTACGTGCGCATCCCACAGGCCGCTGTCCGGCGGGGTCAGGCCACGCCCATCCCGGACGACCTCTCCTTCGAAGAGGCTGCGTTGGTCGAGCCCATGTCCTGCGTCTTCAACGCCCACGAGGCCGTCGAAACCGGCGGGGGAGACAGGGTGCTGATCTTCGGCGCGGGCCCCATGGGCCTCATGCACGTTCAGATGGCCCGGGCGCTGGGCGCTTCGGTGGTGGTGGCCGTCGACCCGCTGGAGAACCGCAGGAGGCAGGCGCTCTCATTTGGCGCCGACGGCGCCGTGGAGCCCAATGACGTAGGGAGCGCCTCCCAGCGCTTTACGGGGGGGCGAGGCTTCGACGTCGTGGTGGTGGCGGTCCCGTCCCCGGAGGCCCAGAGCCAGGCCCTCGAGGTGGCCGCGGTTCGCGGGCGGATCAACCTGTTCGCGGGGCTCCCCGGGTCGGCCGGATCGGCCTTGCTGGACACCAATCGCGTTCACTACCGACAGCTCACCCTCACGGGGACGACGGGCTCCAGCGTCTTTCAATACCGCCGGACCATGGAACTGGCCAGCTCCGGGCGGCTCAAGTTGCGCGCCTTCATATCCGACAGGTTCCCGCTGGCGGCAATCCACGCTGCTCTTGGCCGCGCCCGCAGTGGGGAGGCCATCAAGGTCGTGGTCGACCCGACGGCCGGCCCTTAACGATAGGCATTTCGTCAGGAAAGGGGACGCCGTGGTGGAACACGTGAAGTTACTGATCAACGGAGCCTGGACCGGCGGCGCCGCTGGCCGAGAGATCGAGGTCATCGACCCGTCGACGGAAGAGGCGGTCGCTCGGGCATGCCTGGCTGGAGAACAGGACGTGGACCGGGCGGTTGAAGCGGCCAGCCTCGCGTTTGCCGAGTGGTCCAAGACCGCGCCTTCCGCGCGCTCCCAGGTGCTGCGCAAAGCGGCCACGCTGGCGCGCCAACGCCTCGAGGAGATCGCCCGATGGCTCACCCTCGAACAAGGCAAGCCCATCAGCGAAGCCCGGGGCGAGATCAAGGCCAGCATCGATGCTCTGGAGTACTACAGCGAGGAGGCGCGCCGGATCTACGGCGAGGTCATCCCAAACGACAACCCCGCCCGCCGCAGCCTGGTGATCCGCCAGCCGGTCGGGCCGGTTGCCGCCATCGGACCGTGGAACTACCCGGTTCTGTTGCTATCGTGGAAGGTTGCCCCTGCGCTGGCGGCCGGGTGCACGGTCGTGGTCAAGCCACCGTCCGTTACGCCGGTGGCCGTCACCCACTTCCTGCGGTGCCTGGCAGAGGCCGGCTTGCCGGACGGTGCCCTGAACATCGTCATCGGCCCCGGTAGCACGGTGGGTGCCCACCTCGTTCGGCATCCGCTCATCCGCAAGATCGGCTTCACCGGCGAGACGGAAACGGGAAAGGCCATCATGCGCATGGCCGCCGACGGCGTCAAGCGCATCTCCCTGGAACTGGGAGGGCACTGCCCGCTCTTGGTCTTCCCGGACGCAAACCTCGAAGCGGCAGTGAAAGGAGCCGTCTACCGCTCCTTTCGGAATATGGGGCAGATCTGCAACGCGATCAACCGGATCTACGTCCACGCCGACATCTACGACGCCTTCGTCGAAGCGTTCCTGGAACGTACCCGCCAGTTGACCATCGGCAGGGGGCTGGACGACCCGGACCTCGGCCCGATGACGACCCGAGACGGCCTGGAGAAGACCATCGCCCACGTCGAGGACGCCAGGGCTCGCGGTGCGCAGGTGGCCTACGGGGGCACACGGCCGCCGGGGCGCGACTTTGAGCGGGGGTACTTCTACCTGCCGACGGTGCTCGTGGACGTCGACCACTCCATGCGGGTGATGAGGGAGGAGACCTTCGGCCCGGTCGCCCCCATCATGCGCTTCAGCACGGCGGACGAGGCGGTGCGGCTGGCCAACGAAAGTCCCTATGGCCTGGTGGCCTATATGTACACCAGCAGCCTGAAGACGGCCATAGAGGTCGGGGAGCGCCTGGAGGCCGGGACGGTGGGTGTCAACAACGTGGCGGGGGGCGAGGTCCCCTTCCCGTACGGAGGGTGGAAGGAGAGCGGGCTGGGGCTCGAACTGGCGCACCAGGGCCTGGAGGAGTACCTCCTGACGAAGCACGTGCGGCTCGAGCTGCTGTGAAGGCGGGGCGCAACCCTTGGACGATCCGATCCTGCTGCGCGCGCTGCGGCCGGACGACCCCGAACGGCTGCTGTCGGACGCCCGCCGCCACCCAC includes the following:
- a CDS encoding NAD-dependent succinate-semialdehyde dehydrogenase; this encodes MEHVKLLINGAWTGGAAGREIEVIDPSTEEAVARACLAGEQDVDRAVEAASLAFAEWSKTAPSARSQVLRKAATLARQRLEEIARWLTLEQGKPISEARGEIKASIDALEYYSEEARRIYGEVIPNDNPARRSLVIRQPVGPVAAIGPWNYPVLLLSWKVAPALAAGCTVVVKPPSVTPVAVTHFLRCLAEAGLPDGALNIVIGPGSTVGAHLVRHPLIRKIGFTGETETGKAIMRMAADGVKRISLELGGHCPLLVFPDANLEAAVKGAVYRSFRNMGQICNAINRIYVHADIYDAFVEAFLERTRQLTIGRGLDDPDLGPMTTRDGLEKTIAHVEDARARGAQVAYGGTRPPGRDFERGYFYLPTVLVDVDHSMRVMREETFGPVAPIMRFSTADEAVRLANESPYGLVAYMYTSSLKTAIEVGERLEAGTVGVNNVAGGEVPFPYGGWKESGLGLELAHQGLEEYLLTKHVRLELL
- a CDS encoding alcohol dehydrogenase catalytic domain-containing protein, translated to MGDTMRAAVFEKPGQIELQTVERPLPGEGELVLRVHAASICATDLKIVANGHFKIPPGTRRVLGHELAGVVVASTSADPPVAIGQRMSVAPNIGCGQCEVCVQGLDHLCPHYEALGITRDGGLAEYVRIPQAAVRRGQATPIPDDLSFEEAALVEPMSCVFNAHEAVETGGGDRVLIFGAGPMGLMHVQMARALGASVVVAVDPLENRRRQALSFGADGAVEPNDVGSASQRFTGGRGFDVVVVAVPSPEAQSQALEVAAVRGRINLFAGLPGSAGSALLDTNRVHYRQLTLTGTTGSSVFQYRRTMELASSGRLKLRAFISDRFPLAAIHAALGRARSGEAIKVVVDPTAGP
- a CDS encoding Gfo/Idh/MocA family oxidoreductase, yielding MGAEPVRICLVGAGRAGLVHGRNFVQFIPDARLVAVVDAVEESRAAAARELGVECHFGSLTEALNAVEFDAVCIATPTYTHRDLAVEAARARKHIFCEKPMAISVEDALDIIKAVQRSGVFFQMGFMRRFDEEFLEARAHVESGRIGEVMFIRSTTRGPGLPPPWAWETAKSNGMLAEVNSHDFDTVRWLTGSEYRLVFARAKARKAREVLQKHRDFYDVAVVSVEMESEALGVVDGACPVEYGYDARVEVLGTEGVVTVGAIPQGTVVRCTKDGQVIAHAFRSWRDRHRSGYLEEDRHFVRCIRTGEPPRVTALDGLRALEAVLAARTSLLSGQPVEVSHSSLQPAEPAQGEPRPGGG
- a CDS encoding SDR family NAD(P)-dependent oxidoreductase, with product MNASVGGATVCALPRPVALVTGGSRGIGAATCRALASRGLAVAVGFLESEREARQLVDDIRCAGGMAEAFRADVADPAQVSVLVAAVSQRWGRLDVLVNNAGHFDPAAFEALDERRWNRMLGVHLTGAFLCTRAALPWLLKSPQAAIVNVSSTSAITGGTSGVHYAAAKAGIVGFTRALARELGPRGIRVNAVIPGKVATAMLEAGGAPVCGGAGDVARVVPMGRAGRPEEVARAIAFLASSEASFITGAIVQVSGGYALGCW